In Thermococcus profundus, the genomic stretch CAACTTCAAGGGCTAGAGATGGCACGGATTCAAGCATTGAGAGGGCACAAGCTTCGGGGAAGACAGAAGCACCTTCGGGGCAGTCAAAGTAGAAGCCCCGTTCATACGCTAGCTCTAAAGCCTCGACATGCTCACATGCGCCACCTTTAGGACAAGTACACCGGTTCTCGCCAGTCTCAAGATTGATTTCAACGGTGTATGGATAATCATCCAGAACTCTCCCGTACAGGGTTTTACCACTTCTAACCACCCAGAGAACCTTTCCGGCGTAGTACAGCCCCTCACCGTCCATAGATCAAGTCTCCTCGAGAGCTCAGGAGAATAGTAAAGAAAATCAGAGGCCGCTGAGCTTTCTAACTATCGGATTCTCGGCCTCTTCGGGCTTTATCTCCTCGACGGTCTCGATCCATATCTTGTTCCTCGGAACGCGGTGCTTGCTTCCTATCTCGGAGTAGAGTATCTCAACGACGTCATCCTTCTTAAGCCCGCGGTACTCCCTGGTGAACTTCTCCTTCTTTCCGTTCCTCTCAAAGACACCCTTAACGCGGAAGACCTTAACCTCCATTTCTCACACCTCCATCATCAGTCAAGGAAACCCAGAGCTTCCTCAATCTTCACAATCTCGGGTCCAGTGGTGAGGTGCCCAACGACGACACCGTGAGAGTTCGCCAGCAGACACGAGCCGACGAACGGAACTCCCATGTTGGCGGTTCCCACGTAAATATCGACCTTGAACAGGTCGCGGAGCCACTCGAGCTCCTCGTCGGTCGCCTCCGGGTGGACGAGGCCACCCCTGTTGGTAACCACACCGGCGCTTCCAACGGCATGGTAGTCCGCTATAATCCC encodes the following:
- a CDS encoding SWIM zinc finger family protein, whose protein sequence is MDGEGLYYAGKVLWVVRSGKTLYGRVLDDYPYTVEINLETGENRCTCPKGGACEHVEALELAYERGFYFDCPEGASVFPEACALSMLESVPSLALEVVIKELRHSLETDESGSLSAELFFKAFKLLEKVGNPRKLAVVESLLDEYSSVFPDYQLTERLKSEFERLRVEMQ
- the rpl18a gene encoding 50S ribosomal protein L18Ae; translated protein: MEVKVFRVKGVFERNGKKEKFTREYRGLKKDDVVEILYSEIGSKHRVPRNKIWIETVEEIKPEEAENPIVRKLSGL